The following proteins are encoded in a genomic region of Mycobacterium kiyosense:
- a CDS encoding DUF5135 domain-containing protein, whose product MTDWYLFGRVDTTGGAGHEFVRGADGMSDLSQKKKLAVTEKLGSAAALAVGPRPKIPPVRIWAAVGGAILAFQLYVWIRWITGPNFERVPAGASEPPTFMKVILVTWTGVIVVGYPLAIYYFIVRPWRRERRITLDGMLFASCGLLFFQDPLLNYFNTWSTYNTWMWNRGSWVQDIPGWVSFGKPGAMMAEPFLMNAPGYSFVLLCTMLGCWIMRKAKQRWPNINTIGLIGVVMVWTFFFDLVIEGLFLMPMGLFTYPGAIQALSINAGTYYQWPIYEGLMWGGVQAGLCCLRYFTDDRGRTFVERGLDNVRGGQATQQFTRFLAIFAACSAFFFVLYNIPAQWFAMHQDPWPQDVLKRSYFLMGICGADTDRPCPDPALPMPLRNSGYINKDGQLVLPNGVQLPKSIPVERGK is encoded by the coding sequence GTGACTGACTGGTATCTTTTCGGACGGGTGGACACCACAGGGGGTGCCGGCCACGAGTTCGTGAGGGGAGCGGATGGCATGAGCGATCTGTCTCAGAAGAAGAAACTCGCAGTCACCGAGAAACTTGGCAGCGCGGCGGCACTGGCCGTAGGGCCACGGCCGAAAATCCCGCCGGTGCGCATCTGGGCCGCGGTCGGTGGCGCCATCCTGGCCTTTCAGCTGTATGTGTGGATCCGCTGGATCACCGGCCCCAATTTCGAGCGGGTCCCCGCCGGGGCGTCCGAACCGCCCACCTTCATGAAGGTGATCCTGGTGACCTGGACCGGCGTCATCGTCGTCGGCTATCCGCTGGCCATCTACTACTTCATCGTCCGGCCCTGGCGCCGGGAACGCCGAATCACGTTGGACGGCATGCTTTTCGCCTCGTGCGGGCTGTTGTTCTTCCAAGACCCGCTGTTGAACTACTTCAATACCTGGAGCACCTACAACACGTGGATGTGGAACCGCGGATCCTGGGTGCAGGACATCCCGGGCTGGGTGTCGTTCGGGAAACCGGGCGCGATGATGGCCGAACCGTTCCTGATGAACGCGCCGGGATACTCGTTCGTGCTGTTGTGCACGATGCTCGGCTGCTGGATCATGCGCAAAGCCAAACAGCGCTGGCCCAACATCAACACGATCGGCTTGATCGGCGTGGTGATGGTGTGGACGTTCTTCTTCGATCTCGTCATCGAGGGCCTGTTCCTGATGCCGATGGGCCTGTTCACCTATCCCGGTGCCATTCAAGCGCTTTCGATCAACGCAGGCACCTACTACCAGTGGCCGATCTACGAGGGCCTGATGTGGGGTGGCGTGCAGGCCGGGCTGTGCTGCCTGCGCTACTTCACCGACGACCGCGGGCGCACGTTCGTGGAACGGGGACTGGACAACGTCCGCGGCGGCCAGGCGACTCAGCAGTTCACCCGGTTCCTGGCCATCTTCGCCGCCTGTAGCGCGTTCTTCTTCGTGCTCTACAACATTCCCGCGCAATGGTTCGCCATGCACCAAGACCCTTGGCCCCAAGACGTTTTGAAGCGCTCGTACTTCTTGATGGGTATCTGCGGTGCAGACACCGACCGGCCCTGCCCGGATCCCGCCCTGCCGATGCCACTACGAAACTCCGGCTACATCAACAAGGACGGTCAGCTGGTGCTGCCCAACGGTGTTCAGCTCCCGAAATCCATTCCGGTCGAACGGGGTAAGTAG
- the cbbQ_1 gene encoding CbbQ/NirQ/NorQ/GpvN family protein — protein sequence MPNNLSAAVRSLSDAPFYRAVADEVEVFQAAARRGLPVLLKGPTGCGKTRFVEAMAHQLGRELITVAGHEDMTSADLVGRFLLKGGETVWVDGPLTRAVRSGAICYLDEIVEARQDTTVVIHPLADHRRELPVDRLGTTLTAAPGFQLVISYNPGYQSVLKNIKESTRQRFIAIELDFPPAEVETEVVAHEAGIEMGTARALVRLGTAIRGLDNSPLREVSSTRMLILAGGLVAEGLSLRSAVRSAVVQVLTDDLDLGRALDELVDAVLPQA from the coding sequence TTGCCGAACAACCTCTCCGCTGCGGTCCGCTCGCTGTCGGACGCACCGTTCTACCGTGCGGTTGCCGACGAAGTCGAGGTCTTTCAGGCGGCGGCGCGGCGTGGCTTGCCGGTGCTGCTGAAGGGCCCCACCGGATGCGGCAAGACCCGCTTCGTCGAGGCGATGGCCCACCAGCTGGGCCGAGAGCTGATCACGGTCGCCGGCCACGAAGACATGACATCGGCCGACCTGGTGGGCCGATTCCTGCTCAAAGGCGGTGAAACCGTCTGGGTGGACGGCCCTTTGACCCGGGCAGTACGCAGTGGTGCCATCTGCTATCTCGACGAGATCGTGGAAGCCCGCCAGGACACCACGGTGGTAATCCACCCGCTCGCCGACCATCGCCGCGAGTTGCCGGTCGACCGGCTGGGCACGACACTGACCGCCGCGCCGGGGTTCCAGCTGGTCATCTCCTACAATCCGGGCTATCAGAGCGTGTTGAAGAACATCAAAGAATCGACCCGCCAACGATTTATCGCTATCGAGCTGGACTTCCCACCGGCCGAGGTGGAGACCGAAGTGGTGGCCCACGAGGCGGGAATCGAGATGGGCACCGCACGCGCTCTGGTAAGGCTCGGCACCGCCATCCGGGGCCTGGACAACTCGCCGCTACGTGAGGTGTCCTCGACGCGGATGCTCATCCTGGCCGGCGGTCTCGTTGCGGAAGGGCTCAGTCTGCGGAGCGCCGTGCGCTCGGCGGTGGTGCAGGTCCTCACCGACGACCTGGACCTCGGCCGCGCCCTCGACGAACTCGTCGACGCGGTGCTACCGCAGGCGTGA
- a CDS encoding transposase-like protein IS3/IS911: MPRPYPAEFRARAIALVRAGKPQKQTADDLGIHPVTLSKWIKQDDIDRGVRPGVPTSESTELRAARRRIRELETELAIVRQAAAFLGEDKPRPKGSIR; encoded by the coding sequence ATGCCACGCCCGTATCCGGCCGAGTTCCGTGCCCGCGCGATCGCGCTCGTGCGCGCCGGAAAGCCGCAGAAGCAGACCGCGGACGACCTCGGCATCCATCCCGTGACGTTGTCGAAATGGATCAAACAGGATGACATCGACCGCGGGGTGCGTCCCGGTGTCCCGACGAGCGAATCAACAGAGTTGCGAGCAGCGCGGCGAAGGATCCGCGAGCTGGAAACCGAGTTGGCCATCGTGCGCCAGGCCGCCGCGTTCCTTGGGGAGGACAAGCCCCGCCCAAAAGGATCTATCCGGTGA
- a CDS encoding transposase yields the protein MIDRLVGAGAPADRCCVILGVTRQNYYKHKRKPTTATQLRRQWLTGLIREIHVASRGTYGYRRVHAELTLGMGITVCPRTVSVLMTLAGIYGLPGPVRVKRLRGVVTADDLVNRKFHRLAPNELWVTDITQHRTREGWLYCCAVLDAFSRRIVGWSMDSKADATLVVNALDMAIRNRRPSPGGIVHADHGTQFTSWVFGEKIRSAGLVPSFGTIGDGLDNAMMESFWSSMQIELLDRQTWKTRVELANAIFDYLEIFHNRQRRHSALGYRTPIEYELSFTNDTLTAVS from the coding sequence GTGATCGACCGACTGGTCGGCGCCGGGGCGCCTGCGGACCGCTGCTGCGTCATTCTTGGTGTGACACGCCAGAACTACTACAAACACAAGCGAAAACCGACCACAGCCACCCAACTGCGCCGGCAATGGTTGACCGGACTGATCCGCGAGATCCACGTCGCCTCACGGGGCACCTACGGCTATCGCCGCGTCCACGCTGAACTCACCCTCGGTATGGGGATCACGGTCTGCCCCCGCACCGTGTCGGTCCTGATGACCCTCGCCGGCATCTACGGTTTGCCCGGTCCAGTGCGGGTGAAACGGCTGCGCGGGGTGGTCACTGCTGATGATCTGGTCAACCGCAAGTTCCACCGACTCGCACCAAATGAGTTGTGGGTCACCGACATCACGCAACATAGGACCCGGGAAGGATGGCTGTACTGCTGTGCTGTTCTCGACGCGTTCAGCCGCAGGATCGTGGGCTGGTCGATGGATTCGAAGGCTGATGCCACGCTCGTGGTCAACGCATTGGATATGGCCATCCGTAATCGTCGTCCATCTCCCGGTGGAATAGTGCATGCGGATCACGGAACCCAGTTCACCTCTTGGGTTTTCGGCGAGAAGATCCGTTCTGCCGGGCTGGTGCCGTCGTTCGGGACGATCGGTGACGGCCTGGACAACGCGATGATGGAAAGCTTCTGGTCCTCGATGCAGATCGAGCTACTCGACCGCCAGACGTGGAAAACCCGGGTCGAGCTGGCCAACGCGATCTTCGACTACCTGGAGATCTTCCACAACCGTCAACGCCGCCACTCAGCACTCGGCTATCGCACCCCGATCGAGTACGAACTATCCTTCACCAACGACACCCTCACCGCCGTCAGTTAG
- a CDS encoding hypothetical protein (frameshifted, insertion at around 638833, deletion at around 638712,638775), with product MTKAPGDLESHFHWHGDVFTDGQIIDTVSPRHANSTVNDVTHRAEPVWDPDEHTNAWRAIWSYSAKRARRDQKTLYAQESRARAVINGDRVAKSTRFVKTAAGDRVLDEAALARAQSLVGLKGYVTNVPTTVMPAGEVIAHYHELWRVERSFRMSKSDLRARPMFHRTRDAIEAHLTIVVTALAVAHNIQERTGLAIANVIKQLRPLRSATIAINGTTETFPPEVPEPQRQILASLNIPQPGH from the coding sequence ATGACCAAAGCGCCCGGCGATCTGGAGTCGCATTTCCATTGGCATGGCGACGTTTTCACTGACGGGCAGATCATCGACACTGTCAGCCCTCGGCACGCCAACAGCACCGTCAACGATGTGACGCACCGCGCTGAGCCAGTCTGGGATCCCGACGAACACACCAACGCCTGGCGGGCGATCTGGTCGTACTCGGCCAAACGGGCACGCCGCGACCAGAAGACCCTCTACGCCCAAGAATCTCGTGCGCGGGCGGTGATCAACGGTGACCGTGTCGCCAAATCCACTCGCTTCGTTAAGACCGCTGCCGGAGACCGCGTGCTCGATGAGGCTGCCCTGGCCCGCGCGCAATCGCTGGTCGGCCTCAAGGGATACGTCACCAACGTCCCCACCACGGTCATGCCCGCGGGAGAAGTGATCGCCCACTACCACGAGTTGTGGCGAGTGGAACGGTCATTTCGCATGTCCAAGAGCGACCTTCGCGCCCGACCGATGTTCCACCGCACCCGCGACGCCATCGAAGCCCACCTCACGATCGTCGTCACCGCCCTGGCCGTGGCCCACAACATCCAGGAACGCACCGGCCTGGCCATCGCCAACGTCATCAAGCAGCTGCGGCCCCTTCGCTCAGCAACCATCGCCATCAACGGGACCACCGAGACATTCCCACCCGAGGTCCCCGAGCCCCAGCGACAAATTCTGGCCAGCCTCAACATCCCCCAACCGGGGCACTAA
- a CDS encoding integrase, giving the protein MTTPTLSSLLQGFFIDRLMRHLQASPQTIAAYRDTFKLLLTFTAGQTKRSPAQLTLDDLDATMIGAFLNYLDTERHNSTATRNARLAAIHSFYRYALPLTPECAHTASQILAIPQRRHNQATVSYLTSTETDALLAAPDRTTWYGRRDHALLLTAVTTGLRVSEITTLSISDVITTTPGAAVHTTGKGRKERSTPLTKPTTTVLRAWLPEAGTAASSPAFPTQRTTPMSADAVQRLVTKHAAAAAHTCPSIAAKRVTPHTLRHTAAMALLHAGIDTSVIALWLGHQSPVTTHIYLHADMTVKERALSRVSGPNTTPGRYRPADDLINFLQHL; this is encoded by the coding sequence ATGACCACCCCGACGCTGAGTTCGCTGCTGCAAGGGTTCTTCATCGACCGGCTGATGCGCCACCTGCAGGCCAGTCCACAGACCATCGCGGCCTACCGGGACACCTTCAAACTCCTGCTGACCTTCACCGCCGGCCAGACCAAGCGATCTCCGGCGCAGCTGACACTCGATGATCTCGACGCCACGATGATCGGAGCTTTCCTGAATTACCTTGACACCGAACGCCACAACAGCACCGCAACCCGCAATGCACGACTGGCCGCGATCCATTCGTTCTACCGCTATGCGCTGCCGCTGACCCCAGAATGCGCTCACACGGCCAGTCAGATCTTGGCGATCCCGCAACGCCGCCATAACCAAGCGACCGTGTCGTATCTGACCAGCACCGAGACCGATGCGCTCCTGGCCGCGCCGGACCGAACCACCTGGTACGGCCGACGCGACCACGCGCTGCTGCTCACCGCCGTCACGACCGGTCTTCGGGTCTCAGAGATCACCACGCTGAGCATCAGCGATGTCATCACCACGACACCGGGAGCCGCCGTGCACACCACCGGAAAAGGCCGAAAAGAACGCAGCACACCGCTGACCAAACCCACCACGACCGTCCTGCGCGCTTGGCTGCCAGAGGCCGGTACTGCTGCCAGCAGTCCAGCCTTTCCGACCCAACGCACGACACCGATGTCGGCAGACGCGGTTCAACGGCTCGTCACCAAACATGCTGCCGCAGCGGCCCATACATGCCCATCGATCGCCGCCAAGCGCGTCACTCCGCACACGCTGCGTCACACCGCGGCGATGGCGCTGCTGCATGCCGGCATCGACACCTCCGTCATCGCCCTCTGGCTCGGCCACCAAAGCCCGGTCACAACCCACATCTATCTGCACGCCGACATGACCGTCAAAGAACGCGCCCTGAGCCGCGTCAGCGGACCGAACACCACCCCCGGCCGCTACCGGCCAGCCGATGACCTCATCAACTTCCTCCAACACCTCTGA
- a CDS encoding hypothetical protein (frameshifted, deletion at around 640555), translating into MFIHPSTATVIADYLQARQAWVGAGTHSSATVFLNTRRAPISPDRLTATFREIVAAAGLATAPGHRPVRLHDLRHTFAVTTMIHWYRDGHDVQARLPLLSTWLGHVDPASTYWYLQAVPELLTLAADRLDNAAQTSAAKPAP; encoded by the coding sequence GTGTTCATCCACCCGAGCACCGCCACCGTGATCGCCGACTACCTACAGGCCCGCCAAGCATGGGTCGGGGCCGGCACACACAGCAGCGCAACGGTTTTCCTCAACACCCGGCGCGCACCGATATCTCCGGACCGGCTCACTGCCACCTTCCGTGAGATCGTCGCGGCCGCCGGGTTGGCCACCGCGCCGGGGCACCGGCCAGTCCGCCTGCACGATCTGCGCCACACCTTCGCGGTGACCACGATGATCCACTGGTACCGCGACGGCCACGACGTTCAAGCGCGACTGCCACTGCTGTCAACCTGGCTCGGCCACGTCGATCCCGCCTCGACCTACTGGTATCTGCAGGCAGTGCCCGAACTGCTCACCCTTGCCGCCGACCGCCTCGACAACGCCGCCCAAACCTCTGCCGCAAAGCCGGCGCCATGA
- a CDS encoding hypothetical protein (frameshifted, deletion at around 640555), which translates to MAGGTVMKTLRENVTDYLATRRALGFKLEGLSKLLWSFVEFCEQRGATRVHNDLAVQWATTPIKVPVRDALIARRLDAVRIFARYQHALDPLTQIPAEEHRPRRYRPKPPNILSQNDICALLAATGILEPAFKALTWRTMIGLLAATGLRPGEACRLAVSDVNLAGGGFKFWRRSSASPGWCSSTRAPPP; encoded by the coding sequence ATGGCCGGGGGCACGGTCATGAAGACATTGCGCGAGAACGTCACTGACTACCTAGCGACCCGCCGGGCGCTGGGATTCAAACTCGAAGGCCTGAGCAAGCTGCTGTGGAGTTTCGTCGAGTTCTGCGAGCAACGTGGAGCCACCCGGGTCCACAACGACCTCGCAGTCCAATGGGCCACCACCCCGATCAAGGTCCCGGTCAGAGACGCGTTGATAGCTCGCCGACTGGACGCGGTGCGGATCTTCGCCCGATACCAGCATGCGTTGGATCCGCTCACCCAGATCCCAGCCGAAGAGCACCGGCCGCGACGCTACCGGCCCAAGCCGCCAAATATTCTCAGCCAGAACGATATCTGCGCGCTGCTGGCCGCGACAGGCATCCTGGAGCCAGCGTTCAAGGCGCTGACGTGGCGAACAATGATCGGGCTGCTGGCCGCCACCGGGCTACGCCCGGGCGAAGCGTGTCGGCTGGCCGTCAGCGACGTCAACCTGGCCGGCGGAGGATTCAAGTTCTGGAGACGAAGTTCGGCAAGTCCCGGCTGGTGTTCATCCACCCGAGCACCGCCACCGTGA
- a CDS encoding hypothetical protein (frameshifted, insertion at around 642465,642404), producing the protein MSYRTVQRHLAKVNTGNYREQIAAECFTHAPDRGGLSLLLDVTTLYFEAENEDDLRKVGYSNYPEVVIMPIPVPAWRFSCRSTEVSGAVRAA; encoded by the coding sequence GTGTCCTACAGGACGGTTCAACGGCATCTCGCCAAGGTCAACACCGGCAACTACCGGGAGCAGATCGCGGCCGAATGCTTCACCCACGCCCCGGATCGGGGCGGGCTGAGCCTTCTGCTTGACGTCACCACCCTGTATTTCGAGGCCGAGAATGAGGACGACCTGCGCAAGGTCGGGTATTCCAATTATCCCGAGGTCGTGATTATGCCGATCCCGGTGCCGGCGTGGCGATTCTCGTGCAGGTCGACGGAGGTTTCGGGGGCGGTTCGCGCGGCATAA
- the dcd gene encoding dCTP deaminase: MLLSDRDLRAEISAGRLQIDPFDDTLVQPSSIDVRLDCLFRVFNNTRYTHIDPAKQQDELTTLVQPDEGEPFVLHPGEFVLGSTLETVTLADDLAGRLEGKSSLGRLGLLTHSTAGFIDPGFSGHITLELSNVANLPITLWPGMKIGQLCLLRLTSPSERPYGSAGVGSKYQGQRGPTPSRSYQNFISST; the protein is encoded by the coding sequence GTGCTGCTCTCCGATCGTGACCTCAGAGCCGAAATCTCCGCCGGGCGGCTGCAAATCGACCCGTTCGACGACACTTTGGTGCAGCCCTCCAGCATCGACGTCCGTCTCGACTGCCTCTTCCGGGTCTTCAACAACACCCGCTACACCCACATTGACCCGGCCAAGCAGCAGGACGAACTGACCACCCTGGTGCAACCCGACGAGGGCGAGCCATTCGTGCTGCACCCGGGTGAGTTCGTGCTCGGCTCGACGCTGGAAACGGTGACGCTGGCCGACGATCTGGCGGGACGCCTGGAGGGCAAGTCCTCCCTCGGTCGGCTGGGACTGCTGACTCACTCGACCGCCGGCTTCATCGACCCGGGCTTCAGCGGACACATAACCCTCGAGCTGTCCAACGTGGCCAACCTGCCGATCACCCTTTGGCCGGGGATGAAGATCGGCCAGTTGTGCCTGCTGCGGCTCACCAGCCCGTCTGAACGTCCCTACGGCAGCGCTGGCGTGGGGTCCAAATACCAAGGTCAGCGCGGTCCCACGCCGTCACGCTCGTATCAGAACTTCATAAGTTCTACATAG
- a CDS encoding hypothetical protein (frameshifted, insertion at around 647001,645705, deletion at around 646114,647359;~possible pseudo due to internal stop codon) translates to MAPNAVRIALVEGEDADGVIVEEDSFRLGDDPAAMRSSDQVVQAILGTREGAADAGLRLASVGVSWTDQEQAAALRDALAARKMENVMLVSAFLAAAAMGQAVGGSMGYRRTGVLFIEPDTATLAVVNTADGALCDVLRQQLAADDDTAIAELQQLVAGAESMPTQPDGIYVIGSGVDVPLIKPALDAATTLDVSVPEEPEMALARGAALASGSSPLFAASTAALAYAQDVDAADAVTGRDFAYDPCATDVFETVDDYEDDDTADTARRRPALLVGSGLAVAATAAVVAFEVALALDIRPTVALQPIPSQNHLVMPTQSAPAPPVVAAPQQPKINLPSVPQGGTPQVPVRAPAPAAPAAPVVPAAPAIPAPAAPAPRVPDVVLAPPVVVPQIQVPGPATLLRPPAIQAPQLQVPASPPRVENPVPQAPIVKSPPAESVPGRGPSNPARGPFGGGGPGAAGVPGIPGRHSRHAGRGGGPGGGFGSGPLSGVRSVVGPLSGVRSAGAGYPRSVRWRWFRRWSRWPR, encoded by the coding sequence ATGGCCCCCAATGCTGTGCGCATCGCACTGGTCGAAGGCGAAGACGCGGACGGTGTCATCGTCGAGGAGGACAGCTTCCGCCTGGGTGACGATCCGGCCGCGATGCGGTCTTCTGACCAGGTGGTTCAGGCGATCCTCGGCACCCGTGAAGGCGCGGCCGACGCTGGACTGCGCCTAGCCTCTGTCGGCGTCAGCTGGACGGACCAGGAGCAGGCTGCGGCGCTGCGCGACGCGCTGGCGGCCCGCAAGATGGAAAACGTCATGTTGGTCTCGGCGTTTCTGGCCGCGGCCGCGATGGGTCAGGCCGTCGGGGGTTCCATGGGCTACCGCCGCACCGGCGTGCTGTTCATCGAGCCCGACACCGCGACCTTGGCGGTGGTGAACACCGCTGACGGCGCGCTGTGCGACGTGCTTCGCCAGCAGTTGGCCGCCGACGACGACACCGCGATCGCCGAGCTGCAGCAGCTGGTCGCGGGCGCCGAGTCGATGCCGACCCAGCCGGACGGCATCTATGTGATCGGTTCGGGAGTCGACGTCCCGCTGATCAAGCCGGCGCTGGATGCGGCGACGACGCTGGACGTGAGTGTGCCCGAGGAACCAGAGATGGCGCTGGCTCGCGGTGCGGCGCTGGCCTCGGGCAGTTCGCCGTTGTTCGCCGCGAGCACCGCCGCGCTGGCCTATGCGCAGGATGTCGATGCTGCGGACGCGGTCACCGGCCGCGACTTCGCCTACGACCCCTGCGCGACCGACGTCTTCGAGACCGTCGACGACTACGAGGACGACGACACCGCCGACACCGCCCGGCGCAGGCCCGCGCTGCTGGTCGGCAGCGGCCTGGCGGTGGCCGCCACTGCCGCCGTGGTGGCATTCGAGGTGGCCTTGGCGCTCGATATCCGCCCGACGGTCGCGTTGCAGCCGATACCCAGCCAAAACCACCTGGTCATGCCCACCCAGTCAGCGCCGGCACCGCCGGTGGTCGCCGCACCGCAGCAGCCGAAGATCAATCTGCCGAGCGTTCCGCAGGGTGGTACCCCGCAGGTGCCGGTCCGGGCCCCCGCTCCCGCCGCACCCGCTGCTCCCGTCGTGCCGGCTGCCCCCGCCATTCCGGCACCGGCCGCGCCGGCTCCGCGGGTGCCCGACGTGGTCCTGGCCCCGCCGGTAGTGGTGCCGCAGATCCAGGTACCTGGTCCCGCGACGCTGCTGCGGCCACCGGCGATACAGGCGCCCCAGCTGCAGGTGCCGGCCTCTCCGCCGCGCGTGGAGAACCCGGTGCCGCAGGCCCCGATCGTCAAGAGTCCGCCGGCTGAGAGTGTGCCCGGGCGCGGGCCGTCCAACCCTGCTCGGGGTCCGTTCGGTGGCGGCGGTCCCGGTGCGGCGGGTGTCCCCGGCATCCCCGGCAGGCATTCCCGGCATGCCGGGCGCGGCGGTGGTCCTGGGGGTGGGTTCGGTAGCGGTCCCCTGAGCGGGGTCCGTTCGGTGGTGGGCCCCCTGAGCGGGGTCCGTTCGGCGGGGGCCGGGTACCCGCGGTCCGTTCGGTGGCGGTGGTTCCGGCGGTGGTCCCGGTGGCCCCGCTGA
- a CDS encoding hypothetical protein (frameshifted, deletion at around 647359) yields MDTVLGVSMAPSAVGMVLVEGENGDGALVDQEVFDVAADPAVANTDAAEQVISAILGTREGAAEGGYQLAATGVTWRDQEQAEALRDALANRKIENVMLVSAFLAAAALAHSVGNETNYAQTALLFIEPDTATLAVVDSADGSITDIHRQPLPDDDDAAVAQLAELAAGAEALETRPDALFVVGSGVDIPLIKPTLEAATTLPVTAAEEPETALARGAALASANFPLLSSSTTAQAYAQAPSTGTLEAYALEPALFDDVDDGLAYSALDSEHDLGEQEDSKPFALLGSILASIFVIGVASLVVSLAVSMRSTSSTRPEPGQAIVAPHSQAPEAPAPQAPAPQAPAPQQVPSPAPEQAPAPQVPEQAPAPQAPVNVPQAPAPVPEAPAPVEIPAPAAPAPAAPVPVPVPVLPPIFTPQLPISPQGPGGRGGGPPGFGKGPGGGGGGHGGGHGGGGRGGFNIPFVPGI; encoded by the coding sequence GTGGACACCGTCCTTGGTGTGTCAATGGCACCCTCGGCAGTCGGGATGGTCCTGGTAGAGGGCGAGAACGGTGACGGCGCCCTCGTCGACCAGGAAGTATTCGACGTCGCCGCCGACCCGGCGGTGGCCAACACCGACGCCGCCGAGCAGGTGATCTCGGCGATTCTGGGGACCCGCGAAGGCGCCGCCGAGGGCGGCTACCAGCTGGCGGCGACCGGTGTCACCTGGCGGGACCAAGAGCAGGCCGAGGCGCTGCGCGACGCGCTGGCCAACCGCAAGATCGAGAACGTCATGCTGGTCTCGGCGTTCCTGGCTGCCGCCGCACTGGCGCATTCGGTCGGCAACGAGACGAACTACGCGCAGACCGCGCTGCTGTTCATCGAGCCCGACACCGCGACTCTTGCCGTCGTGGACAGCGCCGACGGCTCGATCACCGACATCCACCGTCAGCCGCTGCCCGACGACGACGACGCCGCGGTGGCCCAGCTGGCCGAGCTCGCCGCCGGCGCCGAGGCGTTGGAGACGCGCCCCGACGCGCTGTTCGTGGTCGGCTCCGGCGTGGACATCCCGCTGATCAAGCCGACCCTCGAAGCGGCCACCACCTTGCCGGTGACCGCGGCCGAGGAGCCGGAGACGGCACTGGCCCGCGGTGCAGCGCTGGCGTCGGCGAACTTTCCGCTGCTCTCTTCGTCGACGACGGCGCAGGCCTACGCCCAGGCCCCCAGCACCGGCACTCTCGAGGCATACGCGCTGGAGCCCGCCCTGTTCGACGACGTCGACGACGGACTGGCATACAGCGCCTTGGACAGTGAACACGACCTCGGCGAGCAGGAGGACAGCAAGCCGTTCGCGCTGCTCGGCAGCATCCTGGCGTCGATCTTCGTCATCGGCGTCGCGTCCCTGGTGGTTTCACTGGCGGTGAGCATGCGTAGCACCTCCAGCACGCGGCCGGAGCCCGGGCAGGCCATCGTGGCACCCCACTCGCAGGCGCCCGAAGCTCCCGCGCCCCAGGCGCCCGCGCCGCAGGCACCCGCTCCCCAGCAGGTGCCCAGCCCGGCTCCCGAGCAGGCTCCGGCGCCGCAAGTGCCTGAGCAGGCTCCGGCGCCGCAGGCCCCGGTCAACGTCCCGCAGGCGCCGGCGCCGGTGCCCGAGGCGCCGGCCCCCGTCGAAATCCCGGCACCCGCTGCTCCCGCACCCGCGGCGCCCGTGCCGGTGCCGGTTCCGGTGCTGCCGCCGATCTTCACTCCCCAGCTCCCGATCAGTCCGCAGGGGCCCGGCGGTCGCGGTGGCGGGCCGCCCGGTTTCGGCAAGGGGCCAGGCGGCGGAGGCGGCGGCCACGGTGGCGGTCACGGTGGTGGCGGTCGTGGCGGGTTCAACATCCCATTCGTCCCCGGCATCTGA